The Saccharomyces mikatae IFO 1815 strain IFO1815 genome assembly, chromosome: 13 genome has a segment encoding these proteins:
- the USA1 gene encoding Usa1p (similar to Saccharomyces cerevisiae USA1 (YML029W); ancestral locus Anc_5.570), giving the protein MSEYLAQTPCKFTIWSSEIDLIRTNLLVNAHPLSTVGRLLQYIHYQVYKQLRAIYQPEERYTSAAPHTPLNSISTYFLRYEDKELSPTCLLKDITSSSHLDSNHFIRLELGKRSSSSGCAVNLEYDMDTEFNSMNIQFEINTLSSQRIFNYMEPNLPIGTTLARLEKLALERIKDFEISAGNLCGIKENHSVHDLQGFIIKGKQTPMFLNYGSDSDYYKDLNLVDLLGIDFTPAHNSFFTFLFKMNHEQGTQITNDEECFVLEFVSDATLSITQMNVKPDTTVKQVKDFICSVYTHSLNLRRNDIKLIYKGQLLHENNFAGNSSKISEYVREPHEVKIHVQINQEYTESGPGFWNEVFNNPNIFQFMPPDTRSQSPVNFAAAHGQPPAVTPYNDQGVQYVTESGNAIVVSTDEHYKKCIINGNEVVFIPVSVLNLQSSYLSVVCRDHNEIKIPISLNDYKIDGHNILLSSSVIEQLESALNFKIERTLTSTLMGHSGEHVRIVGNTPSRNDNNTTENDESVWSRRVLRPLRNSFPLLLVLIRTFYLIGYNSLVPFFIVLEFGSFLPWKYIILLSLLFVFRTFWNTQEVWSLWRNYLHLDDIDEAKFSQIRDFINSNSLTLNFYKKCKDTQSAIDLLMIPNLHEQRLSVYSEYDIEYDTNTPDVGQLRLLFIKVLSGEIPKDALDELFKGFFGLYEATRNVNTPYPQDSMNELLLMIWKESNKKDISTLPKYRRWFQTLCSQINTIAERNVFDVILRYIIPDPVNDSVITAVIKNFVLFWVTLLPYVKERLEDIVTQRARDREQSAPSVQEQEDENDEAIVIPEQEPAATGAQAHLYIPDED; this is encoded by the coding sequence ATGTCGGAGTATCTAGCCCAAACGCCTTGCAAATTTACTATTTGGTCAAGCGAGATAGATCTTATCAGAACAAACCTGTTGGTGAACGCACATCCCTTAAGCACAGTCGGTAGACTACTTCAATACATACATTATCAAGTATACAAACAACTAAGGGCCATCTATCAGCCAGAGGAACGGTACACGAGTGCAGCACCGCATACACCCTTAAATAGTATTAGCACATACTTTTTAAGGTATGAGGACAAAGAGTTATCTCCAACGTGTTTATTAAAAGACATCACATCATCAAGTCATCTGGATTCAAATCATTTTATAAGGCTGGAGTTGGGTAAGCGTTCCTCCTCTTCGGGTTGCGCAGTTAACTTGGAATATGATATGGACACTGAATTCAACTCTATGAATATCCAGTTTGAGATAAATACGTTATCATCCCAGCGTATATTCAATTATATGGAACCAAACTTGCCCATTGGAACCACATTGGCTAGATTAGAGAAACTGGCATTGGAACGCATCAAGGATTTCGAGATATCAGCAGGTAATCTTTGTGGTATCAAGGAGAATCATTCAGTGCATGATCTGCAGGGCTTCATAATAAAGGGGAAACAAACACCCATGTTTTTAAATTATGGAAGTGATTCAGATTACTATAAAGATTTGAATCTTGTAGATTTGTTAGGGATTGATTTTACCCCGGCGCATAactctttttttacatttttGTTCAAGATGAACCATGAACAAGGTACACAAATTACCAACGATGAAGAATGTTTTGTACTGGAATTCGTATCTGACGCTACATTATCCATAACTCAAATGAATGTTAAGCCAGATACTACGGTAAAACAAGTGAAGGattttatttgttctgTTTATACCCACTCTTTAAATTTGAGAAGAAATGATATCAAATTGATATACAAAGGACAACTACTTCATGAGAACAATTTTGCTGGCAACTCCTCGAAGATCAGTGAATACGTCAGAGAACCACACGAAGTGAAGATCCATGTGCAAATTAATCAAGAGTATACGGAATCGGGACCTGGGTTTTGGAATGAAGTGTTCAACAatccaaatatttttcaattcatgCCACCAGATACGAGATCACAGTCTCCTGTTAATTTTGCTGCCGCACATGGACAGCCGCCTGCTGTCACACCTTACAATGATCAAGGCGTGCAATATGTGACGGAATCTGGAAATGCCATCGTCGTCTCTACGGATGAACATTACAAAAAATGTATTATTAATGGGAATGAAGTGGTGTTCATTCCTGTCAGTGTGCTAAATTTACAATCAAGTTATTTGTCTGTTGTCTGTAGGGATCAcaatgaaatcaaaatccCCATATCTCTTAATGATTACAAGATTGATGGCCATAATATTCTGTTATCATCTTCCGTTATAGAGCAGTTAGAATCTGCTCTGAATTTTAAAATTGAGAGAACACTGACTTCCACTCTGATGGGTCACTCTGGTGAGCATGTTCGAATTGTAGGTAACACTCCTTCGagaaatgataataatacgACAGAAAACGACGAGTCAGTATGGAGTAGGAGGGTATTGCGTCCCTTGAGAAATAGTTTTCCATTGCTACTAGTGTTGATAAGAACTTTTTACTTGATTGGCTATAATTCATTGGTTCCCTTTTTCATCGTTTTGGAGTTTGGAAGCTTTCTCCCTTGGAAATATATCATTCTACTGAGCTTACTTTTCGTTTTCAGAACTTTTTGGAACACACAGGAAGTGTGGAGTTTATGGAGAAACTACTTGCATTTAGATGACATTGATGAAGCCAAGTTTAGCCAGATCAGAGATTTTATTAACTCGAATTCGTTGACCTTAAATTTCTATAAGAAATGTAAGGATACTCAATCCGCTATAGATTTACTGATGATACCTAATTTGCATGAACAAAGGCTATCAGTTTATTCTGAATATGATATTGAGTATGACACCAACACCCCTGATGTCGGACAATTAAGATTGCTATTTATCAAGGTACTATCGGGTGAAATTCCCAAGGACGCGCTAGATGAGCTCTTTAAAGGCTTTTTCGGTTTGTATGAGGCGACAAGAAACGTGAACACGCCATACCCTCAGGACTCTATGAATGAATTGCTGCTGATGATATGGAAGGAGTCTAACAAGAAAGATATTAGTACGTTACCCAAGTACAGAAGGTGGTTTCAAACCTTGTGCTCGCAAATAAACACAATTGCAGAGCGTAATGTCTTTGATGTCATACTCAGGTACATAATTCCAGACCCTGTAAATGATAGCGTGATAACCGCTGTGATAAAGAACTTCGTGCTCTTTTGGGTCACACTACTCCCCTATGTGAAGGAGAGACTGGAAGACATTGTTACACAGAGAGCGAGGGACCGTGAACAATCTGCTCCATCCGtgcaagaacaagaagacgaaaatgatgaagCCATCGTGATCCCTGAACAAGAGCCAGCCGCCACAGGTGCACAAGCTCATCTCTACATCCCTGATGAGGATTGA
- the TSA1 gene encoding thioredoxin peroxidase TSA1 (similar to Saccharomyces cerevisiae TSA2 (YDR453C) and TSA1 (YML028W); ancestral locus Anc_5.569), whose amino-acid sequence MVAQVQKQAPTFKKTAVIDGVFDEVSLDKYKGKYVVLAFIPLAFTFVCPTEIIAFSEAAKKFEEQGAQVLFASTDSEYSLLAWTNIPRKEGGLGPINIPLLADTNHSLSRDYGVLIEEEGVALRGLFIIDPKGVIRHITINDLPVGRNVDEALRLVEGFQWTDKNGTVLPCNWTPGAATIKPDVEASKEYFEAANK is encoded by the coding sequence ATGGTCGCTCAAGTTCAAAAGCAAGCTCCaactttcaagaaaaccGCCGTTATCGACGGTGTCTTTGACGAAGTCTCTTTGGACAAATACAAGGGTAAGTATGTTGTCTTGGCCTTCATTCCTTTAGCTTTCACTTTCGTTTGCCCAACCGAAATCATTGCCTTCTCAGAAGCTGCCAAGAAATTCGAAGAGCAAGGTGCCCAAGTTCTTTTTGCCTCCACTGACTCCGAGTACTCTCTTTTAGCATGGACCAACATCCCAAGAAAGGAAGGTGGTTTGGGCCCAATCAACATTCCATTGTTGGCTGACACTAACCATTCCTTGTCCAGAGACTATGGTGTTCTaatcgaagaagaaggtgtGGCTTTGAGAGGTTTGTTCATCATTGATCCAAAGGGTGTCATTAGACATATCACCATTAACGATTTGCCAGTTGGTAGAAATGTTGATGAAGCTTTGAGATTGGTTGAAGGTTTCCAATGGACTGACAAGAACGGTACTGTCTTGCCATGTAACTGGACCCCAGGTGCTGCTACCATCAAGCCAGACGTCGAGGCCTCAAAGGAATATTTCGAAGCTGCCAACAAATAA
- the YOX1 gene encoding Yox1p (similar to Saccharomyces cerevisiae YHP1 (YDR451C) and YOX1 (YML027W); ancestral locus Anc_5.567) has translation MAQETEMLPSLSSLLSGTEISSSTVSPSFVNPRTNFHLDDRGSIKLPPLNTSIHRPRSVESALRHTVTSQNKNSSPYGDDLPKHTRSDSALSSQFNSSQETVDELQENVLLTPLNNKKKHYSVSSKKNDILTPLSAAKSIIIPSASKEKRRAFAFITHSQETFPKKEPKIDNAPLARRKRRRTSSQELSILQAEFEKCPAPSKEKRIELADSCHMTEKAVQIWFQNKRQAVKRQRIATSKSSAIIQTVSPLSPLLDVHVTPLASRSKTEILRDGDSSCCSSSSSPLENTPPRPHHSLNRRSSTPNIKRSQALTFHLNPHKKTLTPVKTSPNSRVNKLINSIDHSPSKVKRSISNPSCSPKRKRKFGFKIVDQQPLKDLDPNAFHG, from the coding sequence ATGGCacaagaaacagaaatgCTACCTTCTTTATCTTCTCTTCTATCCGGAACCGAAATTTCGTCTAGCACCGTATCACCAAGCTTCGTCAACCCAAGAACAAATTTTCATCTAGATGACCGTGGATCCATAAAACTGCCCCCTCTGAACACCAGTATACACCGTCCAAGATCCGTAGAAAGCGCCCTGAGGCACACGGTTACGTCCCAGAACAAAAATAGTAGCCCCTATGGTGATGACTTGCCCAAGCATACACGATCAGATTCTGCTTTATCGTCTCAATTCAATAGTTCGCAAGAAACAGTCGATGAACTGCAAGAAAACGTTTTATTGACACCtctcaacaacaaaaaaaaacattattcagtttcttcaaagaagaatgatATATTAACACCACTATCTGCAGCTAAGTCGATCATAATCCCTTCTGCTTCTAAGGAGAAAAGACGTGCATTTGCCTTTATCACACACTCCCAGGAGACCTTTCCCAAAAAGGAACCCAAGATCGATAATGCTCCACTAGCACGTcgaaagagaagaagaacatcGTCGCAGGAGTTATCCATACTTCAGgctgaatttgaaaaatgtcCCGCACCATCGAAGGAGAAGCGTATTGAATTGGCTGATTCTTGCCATATGACTGAAAAAGCTGTTCAAATATGGTTCCAGAACAAAAGACAAGCGGTTAAGAGACAGAGGATTGCCACTTCTAAGTCAAGTGCTATAATACAGACTGTATCTCCACTTTCTCCACTTTTAGACGTTCATGTTACACCTCTAGCATCCAGATCCAAGACGGAAATACTTCGCGATGGAGACTCCTcttgttgttcttcttcttcttcaccatTGGAAAACACGCCGCCAAGACCCCATCATTCTTTGAATAGACGTTCATCCACACCCAACATAAAGAGAAGTCAGGCCCTAACTTTTCACTTGAACCCACATAAGAAGACATTGACTCCTGTGAAAACATCCCCTAACAGCAGAGTAAACAAATTGATTAATAGTATAGATCACTCTCCTTCTAAAGTCAAACGTTCTATAAGTAACCCTTCCTGCTCCcctaaaagaaaaagaaaattcgGCTTCAAGATTGTTGATCAGCAACCTTTGAAAGATCTTGATCCAAATGCGTTTCATGGCTAA
- the RPS18B gene encoding 40S ribosomal protein uS13 (similar to Saccharomyces cerevisiae RPS18A (YDR450W) and RPS18B (YML026C); ancestral locus Anc_5.566), translated as MSSLVVQEQGSFQHILRLLNTNVDGNIKIVYALTTIKGVGRRYSNLVCKKADVDLHKRAGELTQEELERIVQIMQNPTHYKIPAWFLNRQNDITDGKDYHTLANNVESKLRDDLERLKKIRAHRGIRHFWGLRVRGQHTKTTGRRRV; from the exons ATGTCTTCTTTAGTTGTTCAAGAACAAGGTTCCTTCCAACACATTTTACG TTTGTTGAACACCAACGTTGATGGTAACATTAAAATTGTTTACGCTTTGACCACCATCAAGGGTGTGGGTCGTCGTTACTCCAACTTGGTCTGTAAGAAGGCTGATGTTGATTTACACAAGAGAGCTGGTGAATTGACCCAAGAAGAATTGGAAagaattgttcaaatcaTGCAAAATCCAACTCATTACAAGATTCCAGCTTGGTTTTTGAACCGTCAAAACGACATTACTGACGGTAAGGACTACCACACTTTGGCTAACAATGTCGAATCCAAGTTGAGAGATGACTTGGAAAGATTAAAGAAGATCAGAGCTCACCGTGGTATTAGACACTTCTGGGGTTTACGTGTTAGAGGTCAACACACCAAAACCACCGgtagaagaagagtttAA
- the YML6 gene encoding mitochondrial 54S ribosomal protein uL4m (similar to Saccharomyces cerevisiae YML6 (YML025C); ancestral locus Anc_5.565), which produces MPQKGSGRARVGDANSPTRHNGGRALARTAPNDYTTELPSKVYSMAFNNALSHQYKSGKLFVIGGSKVDLISPTPELDLDTLDLINTSALEDKKTFEDKAIFRKFLEEFQLKGKRLLFITDKTREGLMKSSDPYKQKIDVIQKELVEVNDILRAQAVFIELEALEYLAIVHQKE; this is translated from the coding sequence ATGCCTCAAAAGGGTTCTGGTAGGGCAAGAGTCGGTGATGCTAACTCACCAACAAGACATAATGGTGGACGGGCATTAGCAAGAACTGCACCAAATGACTATACCACAGAACTACCATCTAAGGTTTATTCCATGGCCTTCAACAACGCTCTGAGCCACCAGTATAAAAGCGGGAAGTTGTTTGTTATTGGTGGTAGTAAAGTCGATTTAATATCCCCTACACCTGAATTAGACTTGGACACGTTGGATCTTATTAACACAAGCGCACTTGAAGACaagaaaacttttgaagacAAAGCTATTTTTAGGAAGTTCTTAGAGGAATTTCAACTTAAAGGCAAGAGGTTACTTTTCATCACAGACAAGACTAGAGAGGGGCTTATGAAAAGTTCTGATCCATACAAGCAGAAAATAGATGTTATACAGAAAGAACTCGTCGAGGTAAATGACATACTAAGAGCACAGGCTGTCTTTATTGAATTAGAAGCTCTTGAATACTTGGCAATAGTTCACCAGAAAGAATAG
- the RPS17A gene encoding 40S ribosomal protein eS17 (similar to Saccharomyces cerevisiae RPS17B (YDR447C) and RPS17A (YML024W); ancestral locus Anc_5.562), translated as MGRVRTKTVKRASKALIERYYPKLTLDFQTNKRLCDEIATIQSKRLRNKIAGYTTHLMKRIQKGPVRGISFKLQEEERERKDQYVPEVSALDLSRSNGVLNVDNQTSDLVKSLGLKLPLSVINVSAQRDRRYRKRV; from the exons ATG GGTAGAGTTAGAACCAAGACCGTCAAGCGTGCTTCTAAGGCTTTGATTGAACGTTACTATCCAAAGTTGACTTTGGATTTCCAAACCAACAAGAGACTTTGTGATGAAATCGCCACCATCCAATCCAAGAGATTGAGAAACAAGATTGCCGGTTACACCACccatttgatgaagagaatCCAAAAGGGTCCAGTTAGAGgtatttctttcaaattgcaagaagaagaaagagaaagaaaggaCCAATACGTTCCAGAAGTCTCTGCTTTGGACTTGTCTCGCTCTAACGGCGTTTTGAACGTTGACAACCAAACTTCTGACTTGGTTAAATCTTTGGGTTTGAAGTTGCCATTATCTGTCATCAACGTTTCTGCTCAAAGAGACAGACGTTACAGAAAGAGAGTTTAA